In Amia ocellicauda isolate fAmiCal2 chromosome 16, fAmiCal2.hap1, whole genome shotgun sequence, the following proteins share a genomic window:
- the LOC136711810 gene encoding caspase-8 isoform X2 → MANMDVKDLFQITEQLGTEDIARLRFLCHGLISVKNLEKVTSGTSLIQELQKADLVDGEDSLFLAELFCVTGHIRLLKFMNVTRESVQQKLEQDRAGRVSPLRKLLYELSEQMDSKDLNSFKFLLYNKLGTSLENMSVYDIFIEMEKRGLLEDGQFEELKNAFKFSPKLLKKIEDFERNSQGRSHQENLEVPLSRMDLDEQIFQEHTTSTQTKAYRMASNPRGYCLIFNNFDFEKYGKGKRKGTHKDEEALEKVFSWLGFTVKTFRDLKADEMRTRLKEYGEMSHEGKDCLVCCVLSHGEQQCVLGVDCKKVTIKEIISHFDGKNCPTLLEKPKVFFIQACQGNEMQEAASVQADGDEDTEADAMTYSPTLPIEADYLIGMATVQDCLSIRSLDKGSWYIQSLCRHLTEDCPRGEEIHSILTKVNDEVSTLTGCLKGKEARQIPEPRYTLRKKLIFHLPGKS, encoded by the exons ATGGCAAACATGGATGTAAAAGATTTGTTCCAAATTACTGAACAGCTGGGAACAGAAGATATTGCCCGCCTCCGATTTCTCTGTCACGGTCTGATCTCAGTTAAAAATCTGGAGAAAGTGACCAGCGGGACAAGTTTAATTCAGGAACTGCAAAAAGCTGATCTGGTGGACGGAGAAGACAGTTTATTTTTAGCAGAGCTGTTTTGTGTAACTGGTCACATTAGGCTGTTGAAATTCATGAATGTCACTAGGGAGAGTGTTCAACAGAAGCTTGAACAAGACAGGGCAGGAAGAGTTTCGCCTTTAAG GAAGCTTCTGTATGAACTCTCTGAGCAGATGGATTCCAAAGATTTAAATAGCTTCAAATTTCTTCTGTACAATAAGCTTGGAACTTCACTGGAAAACATG TCAGTCTATGACATCTTTATTGAGATGGAGAAGAGGGGTTTGCTTGAAGATGGCCAATTTGAAGAGCTAAAGAATGCCTTCAAGTTTTCAcctaaactgctgaaaaaaattGAAGACTTTGAAAGGAATTCACAAG GGAGATCACATCAGGAAAACCTTGAAGTGCCTTTGTCAAGAATGGATCTGG ATGAACAAATATTTCAGGAACATACAACATCTACACAG ACGAAAGCATACAGGATGGCTAGCAATCCTCGGGGATACTGTTTGATTTTTAATAACTTTGATTTTGAGAAATACGGCAAAGGGAAGCGGAAAGGAACACATAAGGATGAAG AGGCTCTAGAAAAAGTTTTCTCCTGGCTGGGTTTTACAGTGAAGACATTTCGTGACCTGAAAGCTGATGAGATGCGCACTAGACTGAAGGAATATGGAGAGATGTCCCATGAGGGGAAAGATTGcttagtgtgctgtgtgctcaGTCACGGAGAGCAGCAGTGTGTCCTTGGCGTAGACTGTAAAAAAGTCACAATAAAGGAAATAATTTCCCATTTTGATGGTAAGAATTGCCCTACTCTGCTGGAGAAGCCAAAAGTCTTCTTCATCCAGGCCTGTCAAGGGAATGAGATGCAGGAGGCAGCAAGCGTACAGGCAGATGGGGACGAGGACACTGAAGCAGATGCTATGACTTACTCCCCCACTTTGCCAATCGAGGCTGACTACCTTATCGGCATGGCCACAGTGCAGGACTGCCTGTCTATTCGGAGTCTGGACAAAGGGTCTTGGTACATCCAGTCACTGTGCAGACATCTGACAGAAGACTGCCCAAG aggagaagaaatcCATTCAATCCTCACAAAGGTCAATGATGAAGTGAGCACTTTAACAGGATGCCTGAAAGGGAAAGAAGCCAGACAAATACCAGAGCCACGGTACACACTTAGGAAAAAGCTTATCTTTCACTTGCCAGGAAAGTCTTGA
- the LOC136711810 gene encoding caspase-8 isoform X1 translates to MANMDVKDLFQITEQLGTEDIARLRFLCHGLISVKNLEKVTSGTSLIQELQKADLVDGEDSLFLAELFCVTGHIRLLKFMNVTRESVQQKLEQDRAGRVSPLRKLLYELSEQMDSKDLNSFKFLLYNKLGTSLENMSVYDIFIEMEKRGLLEDGQFEELKNAFKFSPKLLKKIEDFERNSQGRSHQENLEVPLSRMDLGKKQDEQIFQEHTTSTQTKAYRMASNPRGYCLIFNNFDFEKYGKGKRKGTHKDEEALEKVFSWLGFTVKTFRDLKADEMRTRLKEYGEMSHEGKDCLVCCVLSHGEQQCVLGVDCKKVTIKEIISHFDGKNCPTLLEKPKVFFIQACQGNEMQEAASVQADGDEDTEADAMTYSPTLPIEADYLIGMATVQDCLSIRSLDKGSWYIQSLCRHLTEDCPRGEEIHSILTKVNDEVSTLTGCLKGKEARQIPEPRYTLRKKLIFHLPGKS, encoded by the exons ATGGCAAACATGGATGTAAAAGATTTGTTCCAAATTACTGAACAGCTGGGAACAGAAGATATTGCCCGCCTCCGATTTCTCTGTCACGGTCTGATCTCAGTTAAAAATCTGGAGAAAGTGACCAGCGGGACAAGTTTAATTCAGGAACTGCAAAAAGCTGATCTGGTGGACGGAGAAGACAGTTTATTTTTAGCAGAGCTGTTTTGTGTAACTGGTCACATTAGGCTGTTGAAATTCATGAATGTCACTAGGGAGAGTGTTCAACAGAAGCTTGAACAAGACAGGGCAGGAAGAGTTTCGCCTTTAAG GAAGCTTCTGTATGAACTCTCTGAGCAGATGGATTCCAAAGATTTAAATAGCTTCAAATTTCTTCTGTACAATAAGCTTGGAACTTCACTGGAAAACATG TCAGTCTATGACATCTTTATTGAGATGGAGAAGAGGGGTTTGCTTGAAGATGGCCAATTTGAAGAGCTAAAGAATGCCTTCAAGTTTTCAcctaaactgctgaaaaaaattGAAGACTTTGAAAGGAATTCACAAG GGAGATCACATCAGGAAAACCTTGAAGTGCCTTTGTCAAGAATGGATCTGGGTAAGAAacaag ATGAACAAATATTTCAGGAACATACAACATCTACACAG ACGAAAGCATACAGGATGGCTAGCAATCCTCGGGGATACTGTTTGATTTTTAATAACTTTGATTTTGAGAAATACGGCAAAGGGAAGCGGAAAGGAACACATAAGGATGAAG AGGCTCTAGAAAAAGTTTTCTCCTGGCTGGGTTTTACAGTGAAGACATTTCGTGACCTGAAAGCTGATGAGATGCGCACTAGACTGAAGGAATATGGAGAGATGTCCCATGAGGGGAAAGATTGcttagtgtgctgtgtgctcaGTCACGGAGAGCAGCAGTGTGTCCTTGGCGTAGACTGTAAAAAAGTCACAATAAAGGAAATAATTTCCCATTTTGATGGTAAGAATTGCCCTACTCTGCTGGAGAAGCCAAAAGTCTTCTTCATCCAGGCCTGTCAAGGGAATGAGATGCAGGAGGCAGCAAGCGTACAGGCAGATGGGGACGAGGACACTGAAGCAGATGCTATGACTTACTCCCCCACTTTGCCAATCGAGGCTGACTACCTTATCGGCATGGCCACAGTGCAGGACTGCCTGTCTATTCGGAGTCTGGACAAAGGGTCTTGGTACATCCAGTCACTGTGCAGACATCTGACAGAAGACTGCCCAAG aggagaagaaatcCATTCAATCCTCACAAAGGTCAATGATGAAGTGAGCACTTTAACAGGATGCCTGAAAGGGAAAGAAGCCAGACAAATACCAGAGCCACGGTACACACTTAGGAAAAAGCTTATCTTTCACTTGCCAGGAAAGTCTTGA